The nucleotide window ATCACGTAAGATTTGTGTCAGCTGGTTCGCCTGAAAAATGGGTAGGGGACCAAAAATACCGGCCAGAGCAAACAGTGCAGCCAGTGGTTTGAAAAGATAGGTCCAATTGCCGCCCCACTTTTTTTGGAGACCTTCGCGAATCACGTACATCGGTCCGCCCTGAACTTTGCCTTCGGAATCTTCTCCACGATATAAAATCGCCAGCGTACAGGTAAAGAACTTAGTAGCCATCCCCACAAAGGCGCTAACCCACATCCAGAAAAGAGCACCGGGGCCGCCCATGAAAATGGCAACGGCCACACCGCTGATATTTCCCATCCCTACGGTTGCAGCCAGGGCACTTGATAATGCCTCGAAGTGCGTAATATCACCCGGATCATCGGGGTCATCATAACGACCACGAAGAATATTGAGAGAATGCTTAAAATATTTGAAGGGGGCAAAGCGTGAATAGATTAGGAAGAAAAGTCCGCCGCCAACCAAAAGGTAAACGAGCGGCATGCCCCACATGAAACTGGAGAATGCACTTAAAAACTGTTCAATTACTTGCACACTAAAGATGTTTAATTGATGATATAATGAAGCGCGGGAATATACTAATTAGCGCGACTAAAGAAGATAAAATCGGTGGCCGGGGGATCAATTTTTGCATTTCGTAACAATTTGGCGATTTGGGCTCGGTGGTGCTGGCCGTGAATGATCACGTGGAAAAGGATATCGGATAGGCTGGTTTCGAATGATGTGCCTTTGGAGTTTTTGTAAGATATAATCCGGTTCAGATTATTGTTATTGCTTTCGATTAACTGTTTCCACTGTTGATTGAGTGTTTTCAGGTGTTGCAGGGCATCAGCTAATCCATAATCCGGCCAGATTGCTATATCTTCAATGGATGTCTCCTGAATTCGAGCAAGCCACATTTTCTGTGATCCGGCGATATGGGCAAAGTATTTGACGGCTTGATCCGATCCGTCAAAGCCGATATTGTCTTGAAGGCTCAACAAAACCTGTTCGTTGGCCCAATTGTCATATCTAAATAATCGGAGTACGTGATCTGATGTATTCATATAACTTTTTAGTTGATGCTCAAAAGCATATTAGAATTTTAAATATAATACAAATTTTGAAGTAGCTAAGTGCCCTCCTATTTTAGCGGGGTAACTTTAAATCAACAATAAATCATATGCTGCTCGCTCTCGATATCGGAAATAGTAATATTGTGATTGGCGCTTCCTCAAATGGGGAATGGGAACATCAGTGGCGTATCCAAACGGATACCGATAAAACCGCTGATGAGTATATTGTGCTTTTTAACAGTTTGTTTTCTGAAATTGATCTGGCTTTCAATAAGTTTGATCACGTCATTATCAGTAGTGTAGTGCCCCAGCTAACGCGAACAGTCAGTGAGGTGTTCGAGAAAAAGTCGCATACCGAAGTGCTCATTTTAAATGGGGATGTTGATACAGGGCTTGCCATCAAACGGGTAAATCGTAAAAGTGTGGGGGCCGACCTCATTGCGGATTCGGTAGGGGCATACGCATTGTTTGGAGATAACTGCATTGTCGTTGATTTTGGGACAGCGACTACGGTAATGGCAGTGCAAAATCCTGGAGAACTTATCGGCGGAGCGATTTGTGCGGGGCTTAAAGTCACCATCGATGCATTAGTGGGCAAAACCGCGCAGCTGTCGCAAATTCCGCTGGAGCCTCCCAAGCAGGTTATTGGCGGTAGTACTATGGAGGCTATGCAATCGGGATTGGTACTTGGCCACTTGTGTATGATTGAAGGGCTCATCGACCGGATGAAAAAGCAGTTGGGTGGTTCGGCAAAAGTAGTTGCCACGGGTGGGCTGTCGGAGCAAATAGCCGAGCATACCGACTATTTTGATGTCATTGACCCTATGCTCACGCTGGATGGATTACGGTTAATTATGGAACGGCAGCAGAAGTAAAAAAGGCAAAAAGCTTAGCTACTATCTTTCATTTTTGATAGCAAAGCAAAAATCTCATTCATTATATTTTTACTTTTCCTTTCTGCCTTTTCACGCTTCACGGTTACCGTATGACTTCTCGCACCTCTCGGTTTAAACGCCAAAAAACTTAGAGATACCATTCAGTATAAACTGCACGCCAATAGCCATGGCAATGAAGCCCATCATGCGAGTAATAGCATTCATTCCGGTAGGACCAATATATTTCGCGGAAAATGGTGCCAGCCGTAATACGCCATAAGAGATAAGGGCTACGAGAATAATTGCAGCACTCATAATGATTAGATCGATAAACCCTTCCGCTTGCGAAGCTAAACCAATGACAACAGCAATACTGCCGGGGCCTGATAGCATGGGCATAGCCATGGGGCTAAAAGAGATGTCTTCTTTATCTTTGGCTGCTTCTTGGGCTTCATCCGATATTTTCTTCTCTGAGACATCCGGATTCAACATCGCATAGGCGGCGCGCAGAATGATAAGTCCGCCCGCAATGCGGATTCCCGGCAGGCTGATTCCAAAAAAGCTCATAATATATGTCCCCGCCAGTAGAAAGATGATGAGTACCAGGAACATGTAAAACGAGGATTTTTTAGCCACTGATGTGCGCTCAACATCATTGTTTTTCTCAGTCAGGGAAAGAAAAACCGGCATAGCAGCCAGTGGGTTTGCTACTGATATAATAGATGTAAAGGCTGCAACAAAAAGGGTTGTAGTTCCTGAGAAATACGTAGTAAGTACATTGCTTTGACTTAAAATATCTTCAAACATAAGTCGCCAAGATATAAAATGGAGCTCAAACTTTTAACAGTTTTTACCAACGATATATGTTTTTCAAATGTTAAATTTACCCTTAGATTTAGAACCAATTTTTTATAGTGATTAAGAAAAGAATCAATGAATCAAAAAACAGTACAAAACTCTCAATCGCTCATTAATAGTGTGCGTCAAATTGTTGATAAAAAGAATGCTACACGAGATCAAAAGCTAAAAGAAATCAGTGAGCTCCTTGCAGAGAAAATTGAGGTCTTTGATTGGGTAGGCTTTTATCTGGTTGATCCCGATGCCGACCGCGAACTGGTATTAGGACCGTATGTGGGAGAAGAGACCGATCACACGCGCATACCCTTTGGAAAAGGAATTTGTGGTCAAGCGGCCGAGACGAACGAAACTTTTGTAGTGCAGGATGTAAGCAAAGAAGAAAACTACTTGGCCTGCAGTGTACATGTAAAAGCCGAAATTGTTGTACCCATTAAAAAGAACGGTGAGTTTGTTGCAGAGTTGGATATTGATTCGCACACCAAAGATTCCTTAACTGACGAGCATCGCAAAGTATTAGAACAAATTTGTGAGAATCTGTCAATACTCTTTTAATAAAATTTAGGTACGATTATGAAATCGTTAATAACTACTTTTGTCGGACTTTTGTTATTGGTCAATGTGGGTATAGCACAAAATAAAGATGCCCCTCCAGAATTAGCCGAACCGGTAGAAAGCGGTAAAAACTACGAAGTATATGGCAGTGAGTTCCCCGAGGAAGTAAAGTTTTTTGCACCGGGCTATTTGGTTCGAAATGCGGATGTTTTTAAGGGACAGCAAATTGCTGCGAGGGGAGAAGTTAAGCAAGTTTGCCAGAAAAAAGGATGCTTTTTTATTCTTCCAGCCGGAGACCAGAGCATCCGTGTAACATTTAAGGATTATAAGTTTTTCATTCCCAAAGATGCTGCCGGTCAAGAAGTACAGCTTG belongs to Fodinibius sp. Rm-B-1B1-1 and includes:
- a CDS encoding DinB family protein yields the protein MNTSDHVLRLFRYDNWANEQVLLSLQDNIGFDGSDQAVKYFAHIAGSQKMWLARIQETSIEDIAIWPDYGLADALQHLKTLNQQWKQLIESNNNNLNRIISYKNSKGTSFETSLSDILFHVIIHGQHHRAQIAKLLRNAKIDPPATDFIFFSRAN
- a CDS encoding GAF domain-containing protein, with the protein product MNQKTVQNSQSLINSVRQIVDKKNATRDQKLKEISELLAEKIEVFDWVGFYLVDPDADRELVLGPYVGEETDHTRIPFGKGICGQAAETNETFVVQDVSKEENYLACSVHVKAEIVVPIKKNGEFVAELDIDSHTKDSLTDEHRKVLEQICENLSILF
- a CDS encoding DUF4920 domain-containing protein codes for the protein MKSLITTFVGLLLLVNVGIAQNKDAPPELAEPVESGKNYEVYGSEFPEEVKFFAPGYLVRNADVFKGQQIAARGEVKQVCQKKGCFFILPAGDQSIRVTFKDYKFFIPKDAAGQEVQLVGTFQVKDLSEEKAKHYAEDAGEDPNEVEGAQKEYGIVATSVKIIDTK
- a CDS encoding MarC family NAAT transporter; this translates as MFEDILSQSNVLTTYFSGTTTLFVAAFTSIISVANPLAAMPVFLSLTEKNNDVERTSVAKKSSFYMFLVLIIFLLAGTYIMSFFGISLPGIRIAGGLIILRAAYAMLNPDVSEKKISDEAQEAAKDKEDISFSPMAMPMLSGPGSIAVVIGLASQAEGFIDLIIMSAAIILVALISYGVLRLAPFSAKYIGPTGMNAITRMMGFIAMAIGVQFILNGISKFFGV
- a CDS encoding type III pantothenate kinase, with the protein product MLLALDIGNSNIVIGASSNGEWEHQWRIQTDTDKTADEYIVLFNSLFSEIDLAFNKFDHVIISSVVPQLTRTVSEVFEKKSHTEVLILNGDVDTGLAIKRVNRKSVGADLIADSVGAYALFGDNCIVVDFGTATTVMAVQNPGELIGGAICAGLKVTIDALVGKTAQLSQIPLEPPKQVIGGSTMEAMQSGLVLGHLCMIEGLIDRMKKQLGGSAKVVATGGLSEQIAEHTDYFDVIDPMLTLDGLRLIMERQQK